The Rosa rugosa chromosome 1, drRosRugo1.1, whole genome shotgun sequence genomic sequence ATCTTTCAGTCTTTTACTATTCTTCAACTACATTGTTGGAGATATTTCAAGTGTCGATTATAAACAGATATCCTCGGTGAAATAGAGAGAGTGGCTGTTGGAGTGTGAGGTATAATTGGCTTATGAGTGAGATATAAATTGGGTTTTTGTGAATCTATTATGACTAATCCAAATGTGAGCTAAACGCTAATAGAGGAGGGTTGTAGacggaagaagaaagaagagtgTAATGAACAGCTCTATTCCAATGTCTTTTCACTCACATTTATCTATAGGTAATTATGGTTCCTCACATTTTTCTTTACCTACAATGAAGGAAAGGTAAAATCACAATTGCTCCTGCATCATCTTTACCTGAATACAAACCAGTGAGAAAAATAAATCAACGTACACTGACAAGTGACCTTTAAACTACGTTGGATTGACAGCCCTTGTAAAACCTTGCCATCAACCAACAGACGAGAAGACATAGTTCCTCATGCAGCCACCGATACAAAATGTAGAAAACATGAAAACTTCTATGAAATGCGCAGTCATTCTGCAATATTAACAGCAACTGGCCTCCCCCGACCCATTGCAAATCCTCTTGTGCCATCTGGCATACGAGGTCCAGGAGGCTGTCTGGCTACACCTACACCTATACCCGGCTGCTCACTACTACCAATTGAACTGTTGTGAGGAGTCCCAACATGATTTCGATTATTGTGGTGGTATTGACCCCGCCCACGCCCCTTGCCGCGTCCTCCTTGTCGATTACGCGCTTTCCTTTGTCCACCCTCCTTATCATTCGCATGTTCCTCTCCCTGGtaaaaataagaacaaattTTAATCTCTTCAAGAGACAATGACTCGATATCAGTATCTCCATGCCCCTAAAGTCTTATATTGATGCCTGTTTCATAACAATGTAACCCTTAGAAAGAGAGGTGAGATCTGTTGACGCACACAGATGCAAAATTCGGCTTGGATTATCATCAAATTAGTGTACTTTCTTGCTTGTGTATTGCAAACATTAATTTTTACCATGTAAATAAGTCTGTACAACATTCAGTGGTAAAACTAGCACATCTGTTTGCACTTACTTGTTCATGTGAATGAGCATCAAATTGCCGGGAAGAATCTTCTGATTGTTTCTCATTGGCATGATGTATTTGTTCATGTGTAGAAGCATCCTCTTCCTCTAATTGCAGTTCCCCATCCTGCCCCTTTTTCCCTCGCACTTGACCAGGTTTTGACTGAATGAAACAAACAGAAACTCATCAACGGacttttcaattcaattagATTCAATGGCTTAAAGGATCATTCAGTCTAGTAGTATGGGACCAATCCAGCACATGTGCTTACATGCATTACTAAAGTAACAAGCTAAATAATCTCTAAATTTGTTTTATCACATTAGATCATTCAAATATACAAGAAAGCATACTTACAAGCCTGCAGTTGATCGTATAATTACATACACTAATTGACAATTTATTCAGCATAGAATGAAAAATTTGACCAACAAACCAGCTTTTTTTCTTGAATTTGAACAATAAGCCAACAATTTCTGTTAATTTTGACCATAAATTTCAGGAACTTCAAAGAATTACACAAACAATATGGCcattccttttttattttgacGGAAAAGGATAATTTCAGGAACTGGAACTGAACTACACAATATAGAACCATATTTTGGCATACCATGCGTTTAAGCATTAATCGTACTCTAAGTCCACTCCTCCAGTTCCCCTCATCATTAAGTTCGGCCACCTGCATGAGAGAAATGCACATTTACCTTCTCTAAAGAGCACGGAAAAGCCATATTAAAGTTGAATCAAGCAGGAGTACTTACAGCTTTCTCCGCCAGCTCAGGGGATTCATATTCCACAAATGCATGCAACTACAGAAAAGGAGCTTAGTTATCACATATTCTGCCATCTATAAGtgtatataaataataaaaagatTCAATATAAGGAAGAGTAACAATTGCATTAATGTTGAGATAGAGCATCAAGTATGTTTTCTTAAAATAGAATATCCATATAATAATCTGTCAGAAACCTTTCTAACCATCCACTGCGAGAACATCAATACAGCCACTGCAATGTTAGATCTTGTAGTGGTGTTTTAGAGTAGGTTTGGCTAGGAGTAGGAAAATGATCTTAGTTGCAAAGACAATGATAATCTAATTAAGACTGCAATCCATAAGCTACTCCAAGCCAATGCATGCGTATGCGTACCTTTTCTTTtcgtaaatatatataaatgtatgtatgtatacctTGTTACTGAAATGCATGCCATCTGCTTTTGCTGATCTGGATGCTGAGGAAGAATTACTATTTGAGGTTTGCGGCTGGCAGGTACGAATTGTCTTCACACTGTCAAAGAACATGCACTTATTAGGATCCATGAAACAGATTGCGAATCTGTGATCACCGAATAAAGAATTTGAGTTAAGAGTTTCCTAAAAAAAGTGATCTTAGTACCTCCCAGCAGCAGAGAAAATCTTCATCAGGTTTTGGTGGCAATGATCCTCAGGCAAATTTTCAGCAACAACAATGCGAGACTACAGATCAGAATGAGTATTAGATGATAAGAAACAAAAGTTCAATTTTTACAAAACCTCAAGAGTTATCAACGTAAACAAGGATATAATTATAACTTTCATAGTACATGAGTGCAGAAAATGATATTATGTGACTGCAGGAGATGATATTATGTCTATATTTTATAATATCACTGTTCACAAAATTCTTGAAATAAACGACCAAAATAGCATCATAGACAAGGCACCAAAGCATATCATGAAACTAGGAAATGggattaataaaaataaaacctaCTTGCAACTCTTCCATATCTGACTGAGTCAGGGGATGCTGGCGTCTGACCTTCTTCCCATCTTCATGTACTACCTGCAGATTATGGCATCATCAGtgactcaaaacaaatctttgAGAGCCTTTAAGTACAACAACATAATATGAAGCCAGAGCACAAATAAGTGAACTCACAAGCTTTGAGGAGTTCCGCAATACAGTTGCAAGCTGGGAATGACTACTTACGAGGGCCTTAATCTTCTTGAAAGATGCAACAACAGATATTGGCACTATATCAGAATGAATAATAAACAGTTAATAGTGATGAAAACTCAACCCACTGAATCCCAATGCAAAATCAATATACATCCCTTGCATATAAAACTGGTTTGCAGCACTACAAACAAATTAGGTATTTCTGCAGGGACAAATCTTGCCCTTTAACTTGAAAGGTAAGCATCATATTAAGTATATTACAGTGCCCACAAACACTGAATCTAACTCACACACATTTAAAACCATAACAGTTctcaaagggaaaaaaaaaaaatacagacaGATTAGTAATTACCAAATCCTTCAGGGTCTTTGTTTATGAACCTCATAAGATGATCAGTAGTAGCTAAGTTCAGATCACTGAAATAATACTCCACCTGCAAATGTTAGGAGAACAAAAAGAATATCAGGTAAGGTAAAGAGTAGGGAAAGTTGAGATTACAACTATTTAATTAGATATACTAGGATAGTACCACCAAATAGATTGCCAAAGAACCCAAGGCATCAAAATTTTAGTTATCACTAATAAACCTCAACACACTGATTCTCTCTTTGATTACTGATCCTTCTACAGATCTCGCAACACTTATAGTTCGACTCTACTAGATTTCCTAATTGATCTTACTAATAAGACTTCCTGCTGGCATTGTTATGGTTACTTTATCGAAATAGACAGTTTAATCACACAGATGATCAGTTGACGCTTAGGTCCGCTGTTGTTACCACTACCATTCCAGAAGCTTGACCTACTGTTTCCTCCTCATATACTGTAAGATCAAAATCTTCTCACCAAGGTTCGGTCTAGGTCTTCTGCTCTTTTAGTCAAAAACTGAAAGTGATTACTCTTTTTGTATCGGTGATTACTACTACTAAAGAGGTGATCACTCTTTCAGATATCCTTATCTCCAGTTCAAATCTCCAATATG encodes the following:
- the LOC133708052 gene encoding la-related protein 6B; the encoded protein is MAQEEGEPALSDSLLDPSLSLSRTVSFSRRLNAQAPEFVPNRTSAAPPAVVPPPPPVAQVHVYSPPPTPFHVPIQVVPPPPPPHVVPVHHRHHLPVQYHHHHHQYYAAGFAGDQEPPPPPPEDQPPPDHAASSKSHKLSDEATSKILNQVEYYFSDLNLATTDHLMRFINKDPEGFVPISVVASFKKIKALVSSHSQLATVLRNSSKLVVHEDGKKVRRQHPLTQSDMEELQSRIVVAENLPEDHCHQNLMKIFSAAGSVKTIRTCQPQTSNSNSSSASRSAKADGMHFSNKLHAFVEYESPELAEKAVAELNDEGNWRSGLRVRLMLKRMSKPGQVRGKKGQDGELQLEEEDASTHEQIHHANEKQSEDSSRQFDAHSHEQGEEHANDKEGGQRKARNRQGGRGKGRGRGQYHHNNRNHVGTPHNSSIGSSEQPGIGVGVARQPPGPRMPDGTRGFAMGRGRPVAVNIAE